From Erigeron canadensis isolate Cc75 chromosome 8, C_canadensis_v1, whole genome shotgun sequence, one genomic window encodes:
- the LOC122579535 gene encoding uncharacterized protein At5g23160: MIKKPDSGPPSRSARTGCFLACFGCTGLQDQYIKPKEKVNSPKWRRPRWISKFTLISFKKPVVKDVVPVDPKRPVNKSGNKTWEIQVVEEEDVATKWTDSVRQRNGSYRSRKKETKVVTRLPAEKKHGAVVSKAIVSTPSKPLTHSVSLPIPTKEKKLADGPKVVKKTIPLGGKYDSIIGMSVILVILVIMVLWGKLCAILCTSTWFYIIPRLGAAGRYSVVDTIKKRRPESHENLDMESVEYKKKVVLEGLLQRNNRNVVGRSTR, encoded by the coding sequence ATGATCAAAAAACCCGATTCCGGACCACCGTCCCGTTCGGCCCGGACCGGATGTTTCCTAGCTTGTTTTGGGTGTACCGGCCTGCAGGACCAATATATAAAGCCCAAAGAGAAAGTCAACTCTCCTAAATGGCGCCGTCCACGTTGGATCTCTAAGTTCACCTTGATCAGTTTCAAGAAACCCGTGGTCAAAGACGTCGTCCCCGTTGACCCAAAACGACCCGTAAATAAGTCGGGTAATAAAACTTGGGAAATTCAAGTagtggaagaagaagatgtAGCAACAAAATGGACAGATTCTGTTAGGCAACGAAACGGGTCGTACCGTAGTcgcaagaaagaaacaaaagttgTTACGCGTTTGCCAGCTGAAAAAAAACATGGGGCCGTGGTTTCTAAAGCTATTGTTTCTACACCTTCGAAACCGTTGACTCATTCGGTATCATTGCCGATACCAACGAAGGAAAAGAAACTAGCGGATGGTCCAAAAGTTGTGAAGAAAACCATACCTTTAGGTGGGAAATATGACTCTATAATTGGTATGTCAGTAATATTAGTTATATTGGTTATAATGGTGTTATGGGGCAAGTTGTGTGCAATACTTTGTACTTCTACATGGTTTTATATCATCCCACGATTGGGGGCCGCCGGGAGATACTCTGTTGTGGATACAATAAAGAAGCGGCGGCCTGAGTCACATGAGAATTTGGACATGGAATCCGTGGAGTATAAGAAAAAAGTTGTCTTGGAAGGACTTCTTCAAAGAAACAACAGAAATGTCGTTGGTCGTTCTACACGATGA
- the LOC122610919 gene encoding uncharacterized protein LOC122610919 yields MRQKYIDAMTLVQKFGKPDIFLTMTCNPNWPEIKDLLIPQEESQNRADLVVRAFHARLELLKEDLFKKHIFGEVATYTYVIEFQKRGLPHAHFLIILKSHCKMYRPEEYDEIVSTEIPNEKDNPHLYKMVVKHMLHGPCGILNVDNVCMKKNGTCKNSYPRPYSNETTQTSDAYPIYRRRKNGVTVKVRKATLDNRWVIPYNPYLLAKFDCHINVEICSTIKAVKYIYKYICKGCDRISFAVSSNNDSTLIDEIYQYQSGRWVSAPEATWRFYRFAMSEIKPAVIHLQLHLENYQPLTFKKKKKAKNVLNNPVQRKTMLTEFFFMNRTDKLAQDLDLTYSEFPDHFVWLQGDRFWKHRDLGIL; encoded by the coding sequence ATGCGTCAGAAATACATAGACGCCATGACATTAGTGCAAAAATTTGGAAAACCcgatatatttttgacaatGACATGTAACCCAAATTGGCCAGAAATCAAAGACCTTTTGATACCGCAAGAAGAATCACAGAATCGAGCAGATCTGGTGGTAAGAGCTTTCCATGCAAGGCTTGAATTGCTGAAAGAAGACCTGTTTAAGAAACATATATTCGGTGAAGTAGCAACCTACACTTATGTTATAGAATTTCAAAAGAGAGGTCTTCCACACGCACATTTTCTCATTATATTGAAATCTCACTGCAAGATGTATAGGCCAGAAGAATATGATGAGATTGTGTCGACAGAAATACCAAATGAGAAGGATAACCCTCACTTGTATAAAATGGTTGTCAAGCACATGCTTCATGGCCCGTGTGGTATACTGAACGTTGAtaatgtttgtatgaaaaagaaTGGTACTTGCAAAAACTCATACCCGAGGCCTTATTCTAATGAGACCACTCAAACATCTGATGCATACCCGATCTACCGGAGGCGAAAAAATGGGGTGACAGTCAAAGTTAGGAAAGCTACACTTGATAACCGATGGGTGATACCATACAATCCCTACTTGCTAGCAAAGTTTGATTGTCATATCAACGTAGAAATATGCTCGACAATAAAGGcagtcaaatatatatataagtacatatGTAAAGGTTGTGATAGAATAAGTTTTGCTGTGTCATCGAATAATGATTCCACGCTGATAGATGAAATATACCAATATCAGTCAGGGAGATGGGTTTCGGCTCCAGAAGCAACATGGAGGTTCTACAGGTTCGCAATGAGTGAGATAAAACCTGCTGTTATACATTTGCAGCTGCATTTAGAGAATTATCAGCCAttgacttttaaaaaaaaaaaaaaagctaaaaatgtGTTGAATAATCCAGTCCAGAGAAAGACTATGCttactgaatttttttttatgaatagaACTGACAAGTTGGCCCAAGACTTGGACTTGACCTACTCTGAGTTCCCAGATCATTTTGTTTGGCTGCAAGGGGACAGATTTTGGAAACATAGAGACCTAGGGATTCTGTAG